The Bremerella cremea DNA segment TCGCAAGTTTCTGGCGGTGGCCCTCCTGGCGCTAGTGCAACCGAAGCCAGTGGAAGCCACGTGGGCAGTGTCGAGATTGAGCTGCAAGACACTGAAGACCGTGAAATCAGCAGCGAAGAAATTGTCACCCATTGGCGTGAAAAAGTCGGCCTTATTCCTGGTGCTGAAACGTTGTCTATCGCGGCGATGGGTATGGGGCCTGGTGCCACCCCCATCGAGTTCCGCCTGCTAGCCGATAGCGACCACATGGACCAGTTGGAAGCTGCCGTGGAAAAGACCAAGGCCAAGCTTGAAACCTATTCTGGCTTGAAAGATATCACCGATGACTCGATCCCCGGCAAGTGGGAATATCGGTTCCGCATCAAGCCCGACGCCCAGTCGCTTGGCGTCAGCACAGCCGACCTGGCCGAAACGGTCCGCAATGCGTTCTACGGCCAAGAGGTCATGCGGGTGCAGCGTGGCCGGCATGAAGTGAAGATCATGGTCCGTTATCCTCAAAAGGACCGACATCGTCTGACCTCGTTCGATGAACTACGGATTCGCCTTAACGACGGCATTGAACGCCCGATTACGGAATTGGCGGAAGTCGACATCGTGCGCAGCTACTCGGAAATCAACCGCGTGAAACAACAGCGTTCGATCAAAATCTCCTCCGATCTCGATCGCAAGACAGGCAACGAAGGAGAGATTGTTGCCAGTTTGAAACAAGACTTCATGCCAACGCTGCTCAAAGAATTTCCCGACGTCAGTGTGAGCTGGGAAGGGCAAAACGAACAACGCCAGGAATCACTCGGCAGCCTCTTAGTTGGGTTTGGCATTGCCTTGCTGGGGATGTTCGTCTTGCTGGCCTTTGAATTCAAATCGTATTTCCAACCCTTGCTGATCCTGGCCATCATTCCCTTCGGGGCGATCGGGGCCGTGTTTGGTCACGCGTTTATGGGGATTCCGCTCACCCTGTTCAGCATGTTTGGCTTGGTGGCGTTAACCGGGATCGTGGTGAACGACTCGATTGTGCTGGTCGACTTTATCAATCAACGTGTCCACCAAGGGCTGCCAATCAAACAGGCCCTGCTGGAAGCCGGTACACGACGATTTCGCCCGGTGCTGCTCACCACCATTACCACGGTGGGTGGGCTTCTGCCGCTGCTTACCGAAACCTCGCTGCAAGCTCAGCTATTGATTCCGATGGCTACCAGCATCGCGTTCGGCGAAATCTTTGCCACGGTTTTAGTGCTGTTCCTGGTTCCGGTAGGTTATTCCATGAAGGTGAGCTTCATCGAATTCTTCGCTCCCGGCACCTTCCACGATAACATTCACGGTGACAGCTCGAACGAACAAGAGAAGCCTGCGGAAGAGAGTGACGTTCGAGTCGCCGCTACAAGCAACGGGGTCCCGAAAACGGCTCCTAGTCCACAGCCGAGTCATGTAGCCACCTAGTTGTCTTAGGCAATGTCGCAGAGAATAACTTCTTGATTGTTCTCTGCTATGTTTGCCCAAGGAGCAGCTATGGATTTGCAACTTAAAAACAAAAACGCCCTCGTCACTGGCTCGACCAAGGGTATCGGTTACGCGATCGCCCAAGTCTTGGCCCAGGAAGGGGCCAACGTGATTGTGAATGGCCGGAGCCAGGAATCGACCGACAAGGCCGCCAAGAGCATCGGCCACGGGGTTCGTGGCATCGCAGCAGACGTCTCCACAGCCGCAGACTGCGATAAGCTGCTGCAAGAAGCAGGGCAGGTCGATATTTTGATCAACAACGCTGGCATCTTTGAACCGAAGCCGTTCGTTGAAACTCCTGATGCCGATTGGGAGCACTTTTACCAGGTCAACGTGATGTCTGGGGTCCGCCTGACACGAGCCCTGTTGCCTGGCATGCTCGAACGAAACTGGGGACGCGTGCTGTTTGTTTCGAGCGAAAGTGCCTTACAGATTCCCGCCGAAATGGTTCATTACGGGATGACCAAAGCGGCGAATCTCGCGTTAGTCAATGGAATTGCCCGCCTGACCAAGGGGACACACGTAACCGTCAACGCGATCCTCCCAGGCCCGACCGCTTCGGAAGGGGTAGAGAGTTTCGTGGGTGAATTGGCGAAGGATGCCAATCTCTCCCAAGAGGAATTCGAAAAAGAGTTCTTTGAATCGGTTCGTCCGACTTCGCTAATCCAGCGTTTCGCCGAAGTCGAGGAAGTTGCCAACACGGTGGCCTACTACTGTTCTCCCTTATCGAGCGCCACCAACGGGGCGGCCATTCGCGTTGATGGAGGTGTGATCCTCGGGACCTAGCCACCAAAATAGCGAAACCAATCGTGCGGCGGCCAGGTATATTCCGTAGTTCACCACCCAACCAGGACTACCGCAAGGAGATTCATGCTCCGTCGTCGCACGATTTGGATTTTGCTGTTTGCTTTTGGCTTGGGGTGGTTTGCGGCGAATCAAGGCGATTTCTACGCCGCCGAGTTACCCGACAAGCCACGGCCAGGGCAATTTGAACTGACGACCAAGTCCGAAGGTTATCTTCGCACAGCACTCGTCCACATTCCCCCAGGCTACCAAGCCGACAATCCTCCCCCCTTG contains these protein-coding regions:
- a CDS encoding SDR family NAD(P)-dependent oxidoreductase — translated: MDLQLKNKNALVTGSTKGIGYAIAQVLAQEGANVIVNGRSQESTDKAAKSIGHGVRGIAADVSTAADCDKLLQEAGQVDILINNAGIFEPKPFVETPDADWEHFYQVNVMSGVRLTRALLPGMLERNWGRVLFVSSESALQIPAEMVHYGMTKAANLALVNGIARLTKGTHVTVNAILPGPTASEGVESFVGELAKDANLSQEEFEKEFFESVRPTSLIQRFAEVEEVANTVAYYCSPLSSATNGAAIRVDGGVILGT